A window of Haloarcula sp. H-GB4 contains these coding sequences:
- the argH gene encoding argininosuccinate lyase — protein MSDGEDHETANADDHDETVVRRDRFAGGPARSFLSSLSDDERIFAADLAVDRAHVVMLAEQEIIDRETAGEVLAALADVEDAGHGALPDGEDVHEAIESAVIERVGPDGGKMHTARSRNDEVAACIRYRLREDILALLETVIGAREQLIEVARAERETVMPGYTHLQPAQPTTIAHWVLSYEQALQRDTARLMDAYERVNQNPLGAAAFAGTPFDVDRERTAELLGFDSVAENSMDASATRDFLVETTSAVATLATNLSGLAEDIVVMASKGHVDLHDDYASTSSIMPQKKNPDALELVRGRTGDAVAGLNGLLTNLKGQPRAYNRDLQRAGRHAWDAIDSVTESVEVAAGAVATADWPAETLEAAATDGFATATGVADLLAMAGVPFRTAHEVVAEAAAGLGPAEDAPDYEALSAVAEDVLDEPLSAYVDRDALADALDPAESVAMRDSRGGPAPDAVVEQVSLAEDALAADNEALTDRRQAVSQATDRRQTEVDRYV, from the coding sequence ATGAGCGACGGCGAGGACCACGAGACGGCAAACGCTGACGACCACGACGAGACGGTCGTCCGCCGCGACCGCTTCGCGGGCGGGCCCGCCCGGTCGTTCCTCTCCTCGCTGTCCGACGACGAGCGCATCTTCGCGGCCGACCTCGCGGTCGACCGCGCCCACGTCGTGATGCTGGCCGAACAGGAGATCATCGACCGCGAGACGGCCGGCGAGGTGCTGGCCGCGCTGGCGGACGTGGAAGACGCGGGCCACGGCGCGCTACCTGACGGCGAAGACGTTCACGAAGCCATCGAGAGCGCGGTCATCGAGCGCGTCGGCCCGGACGGCGGGAAGATGCACACCGCCCGCTCGCGCAACGACGAGGTGGCGGCCTGTATCCGCTACCGCCTGCGCGAAGACATACTGGCCCTCCTCGAGACTGTCATCGGTGCCCGCGAGCAACTCATCGAAGTGGCTCGCGCCGAGCGCGAGACGGTGATGCCCGGCTACACGCATCTTCAGCCCGCCCAGCCGACGACGATCGCCCACTGGGTGCTGTCCTACGAACAGGCGCTCCAGCGCGATACCGCGCGGCTTATGGATGCGTATGAACGGGTCAACCAGAACCCGCTGGGGGCGGCCGCGTTTGCGGGGACGCCCTTCGACGTGGACCGCGAGCGCACGGCGGAATTGCTTGGGTTCGATTCGGTGGCGGAAAACTCGATGGACGCCTCGGCGACGCGCGATTTCCTCGTCGAGACGACCAGCGCCGTCGCCACGCTGGCGACGAATCTGTCGGGGCTGGCCGAAGATATCGTCGTGATGGCGAGCAAGGGTCACGTCGACCTCCACGACGACTACGCCTCGACGTCGTCGATCATGCCCCAGAAAAAGAACCCCGACGCGCTGGAACTGGTCCGTGGACGCACCGGCGACGCCGTCGCCGGGCTGAACGGCTTACTGACAAATCTCAAGGGCCAGCCCCGCGCGTACAACCGTGACCTCCAGCGTGCTGGCCGCCACGCCTGGGACGCAATCGACAGCGTCACCGAGAGCGTGGAAGTCGCCGCTGGCGCGGTCGCGACCGCCGACTGGCCCGCCGAGACGCTCGAAGCCGCGGCCACTGATGGGTTTGCGACGGCGACTGGCGTGGCGGACTTGCTGGCGATGGCCGGTGTGCCGTTCCGCACGGCTCACGAGGTCGTTGCCGAGGCCGCCGCTGGCCTGGGGCCTGCGGAAGATGCACCCGACTACGAGGCGTTGTCGGCCGTCGCCGAGGACGTGCTGGACGAGCCTCTGTCAGCCTACGTCGACCGCGACGCGCTGGCGGACGCACTCGACCCAGCCGAAAGTGTCGCGATGCGGGACTCCCGCGGTGGCCCGGCTCCCGACGCTGTCGTCGAGCAGGTGTCGCTGGCTGAAGACGCCCTCGCCGCCGACAACGAGGCACTGACTGACCGCCGGCAGGCGGTTTCACAGGCGACTGACCGCCGCCAGACGGAGGTGGACCGATATGTCTG
- a CDS encoding argininosuccinate synthase, translating to MPEGNGTVALAFSGGLDTTVCVSLLKEEYGYDEVIGVTVDVGQPDYEFEEAEETAEALGVEQHVVDATEEFADLCMEAVKANADYQGYPLGTALARPVIAKAILSVAEEQGCSAVAHGCTGKGNDQLRFESVWRDSDLDVIAPVRELGLTREWENEYAAEKGLPVEGGDGGRYSIDTNLWSRSIEGSELEDPSTIPADDIYKWTENPSDKDAELVEVEFEEGVPVAVDGEELGGVELIEQLNEQAGAHGIGRTDMMEDRMLGLKVRENYEHPAATVLLTAHEALEGLVLTQEERQFKAQVDQEWSQKAYQGLVDAPLTGALEAFIDDTNERVTGTVTVKLEGGHCRPVSRESDYAVYSESAASFNEEDVSGGITQQDATGVAKYHGFQSRLANKILDDAKKGAAVTDGSGDHAASEDTEE from the coding sequence ATGCCAGAAGGAAACGGAACCGTCGCGCTCGCTTTCTCGGGCGGGCTCGACACGACAGTTTGCGTATCGCTGCTGAAAGAAGAGTACGGCTACGACGAAGTCATCGGCGTCACCGTCGACGTCGGCCAGCCCGACTACGAGTTCGAGGAGGCCGAGGAAACAGCCGAAGCGCTGGGCGTCGAACAGCACGTCGTCGACGCAACCGAGGAGTTCGCGGACCTCTGTATGGAGGCCGTCAAGGCAAACGCCGACTATCAGGGCTACCCGCTCGGGACCGCCCTCGCGCGCCCGGTCATCGCCAAAGCCATTCTCTCGGTCGCCGAGGAGCAGGGCTGTTCGGCCGTCGCACACGGCTGTACCGGCAAGGGCAACGACCAGCTCCGCTTCGAGTCCGTCTGGCGCGACTCTGACCTCGATGTCATCGCGCCGGTGCGTGAACTCGGGCTCACCCGCGAGTGGGAAAACGAGTACGCTGCCGAAAAGGGCCTGCCCGTTGAGGGCGGCGACGGCGGCCGCTACTCAATCGATACGAACCTCTGGAGCCGCTCCATCGAGGGCTCCGAACTTGAAGACCCGAGCACCATCCCAGCCGACGACATCTACAAGTGGACCGAGAACCCCTCGGACAAGGACGCCGAACTCGTCGAGGTCGAATTTGAGGAAGGTGTTCCCGTTGCCGTCGATGGCGAGGAACTCGGCGGCGTCGAACTCATTGAACAACTCAACGAGCAGGCGGGGGCCCACGGCATCGGTCGCACGGACATGATGGAGGACCGTATGCTCGGGCTGAAAGTCCGCGAGAACTACGAACACCCCGCAGCGACGGTACTGCTGACGGCCCACGAGGCGCTCGAAGGGCTCGTCCTCACGCAGGAGGAGCGCCAGTTCAAGGCCCAGGTCGATCAAGAGTGGTCACAGAAGGCCTATCAGGGGCTCGTCGACGCACCGCTGACGGGGGCGCTCGAAGCGTTTATCGACGACACTAACGAGCGCGTCACCGGGACCGTTACGGTCAAACTCGAAGGCGGCCACTGCCGCCCGGTCTCGCGCGAATCGGACTACGCCGTCTACAGCGAGTCGGCAGCCTCGTTCAACGAGGAGGATGTCTCCGGCGGTATCACCCAACAGGACGCGACCGGCGTCGCGAAGTACCACGGCTTCCAGTCTCGCCTTGCGAACAAGATTCTGGACGACGCGAAGAAAGGGGCCGCCGTGACGGACGGCAGCGGCGACCACGCCGCGAGCGAGGATACGGAGGAGTAA
- a CDS encoding 2'-5' RNA ligase family protein, whose amino-acid sequence MYSINVPLPSAVTSLAADLASDLPLAQRRGRGEHTLVAKRLGDGDHTAYARLEAQGREALRGQPAFEAKIAGVEQFETAVTGPSPVVYLAVESPGLVALHERLCERVDPVDEMEGDEYVPHVTVARGGDRDAAARLVERDIEPIRWTVDELAFYDADRNQPVSRVSLPG is encoded by the coding sequence GTGTACAGCATCAACGTCCCGCTCCCGTCAGCAGTCACGTCGCTGGCGGCCGACCTCGCGTCGGACCTGCCGCTCGCACAGCGACGGGGACGGGGCGAGCACACGCTGGTCGCCAAGCGACTGGGCGACGGCGACCACACAGCCTACGCGCGACTGGAAGCGCAGGGGCGTGAGGCGCTTCGCGGCCAACCGGCATTCGAGGCGAAGATTGCAGGCGTCGAGCAGTTCGAGACGGCCGTGACCGGGCCGTCGCCGGTGGTGTATCTCGCCGTCGAGAGCCCCGGACTGGTCGCCCTGCACGAGCGGCTCTGCGAGCGGGTCGACCCGGTCGACGAGATGGAAGGCGACGAGTACGTTCCGCACGTAACCGTCGCCCGCGGCGGGGACCGCGACGCGGCCGCACGGCTGGTCGAGCGAGACATCGAGCCGATCCGGTGGACCGTCGACGAACTCGCCTTCTACGACGCCGACCGGAACCAGCCGGTCAGTCGAGTGTCGCTGCCGGGGTAA
- a CDS encoding PPC domain-containing DNA-binding protein: protein MDYREVDSTSEFVCRLEHGGDWRAQIEAFADEQDIDAGFFYGLGAVQDAELMFYDQDRTEYDSLTFDEPLEVAACMGNISHLDGERFAHTHAVLSRPDGEAVAGHLNAGTVWAGELYVRGFDTELRREHDEPTDLDLWNI from the coding sequence ATGGATTACCGCGAAGTCGACAGTACGTCCGAGTTCGTCTGCCGACTGGAGCATGGTGGGGACTGGCGCGCGCAGATCGAGGCCTTCGCAGACGAACAGGACATCGACGCCGGCTTTTTCTACGGTCTTGGGGCAGTGCAGGACGCGGAACTCATGTTCTACGACCAAGACCGGACCGAATACGACTCACTGACTTTCGACGAACCGCTTGAGGTCGCCGCCTGCATGGGCAATATCTCGCATCTCGATGGGGAGCGGTTCGCCCATACCCACGCCGTCCTCTCACGGCCCGACGGCGAGGCAGTCGCCGGCCACCTGAACGCCGGTACCGTCTGGGCGGGTGAACTGTACGTCCGCGGGTTCGATACAGAACTCCGGCGGGAGCACGACGAGCCGACCGACCTGGACCTCTGGAATATCTAA
- a CDS encoding DNA-directed DNA polymerase II large subunit, producing MREADEQYFETLETQLEAAFDVAERAKERGGDPKPEVEIPTARDMADRVENILGIDGVAERVRELEGQMSREEAALELVEDFVEGTVGDYDSREGKVEGAVRTAVALLTEGVVAAPIEGIDRVELLENDDGTEFINVYYAGPIRSAGGTAQALSVLVADYARALLGIDQYKAREEEIGRYAEEIDLYDKDTGLQYSPKEKETKFIAEHMPIMLDGEATGDEEVSGYRDLERVDSNSPRGGMCLVLAEGIALKAPKIQRYTRNLDEVDWPWLQDLIDGTIGKDEDGQEDGADEANDDDGGDGADDDGADDAAEQAGPPRVDPADKYLRDLIAGRPVFSHPSKAGGFRLRYGRSRNHGFATAGVHPATMHLVDDFLATGTQIKTERPGKAAGVVPVDTIEGPTVRLANGDVRRIDDAEEALAVRNGVEKILDLGEYLVNYGEFVENNHPLAPASYTVEWWEQDLDAAGADVQAMQDSPHIDLTDPSAEEAIEWATEYDAPLHPKYTYLWHDVSVDQMCALADAVEDAQVAQTDGAYADPEMDGTAGDAHSDDGALILPRSDAVQQTLEHLLIEHTQDEDTITVTDWVPLVRTLGFSRSLERDWAPSELSEHARTYGESESVDAIGVAEDAEQEDGQNAIKAVNEIAPFQVRERAPTRIGNRMGRPEKSERRDLSPAVHTLSPIGEAGGAQRDVAKATKHADDMSDTPGRVEVEVARRRCPSCGSETHQANCAECGGTTEPVYVCPDCETEVERDESGRAECSRCETLASPTQYKVLDLQEAYRDALQNVGERETAFEQLKAVKGLTSEEKVPEPMEKGILRAKHDVSAFKDGTVRYDMTDLPVTAVRASELDVSAERLRGLGYTEDIHGDPLTHEDQLVELKVQDIVLSDGAAEHMLQTARFVDDLLEQYYGLERFYEFDDREDLVGELVFGMAPHTSAATVGRVVGFTSAAVGYAHPYFHAAKRRNCFHPDTRLWYEDEGGNWEYGTIEELVENRLHDPEEDDFGTLVQELDGDLTVSSLDDDGPCRQPVDAVSKHPAPDHLVEVTVGDRTLRVTPDHTMLRAGQDGIEEVPASDLTSGDNLPAYDGGETTTMTARGEASTEATDGAAPTDTVEAVEYVESDIDHVYCLTVADTHRVAVEGTYVGQCDGDEDCVMLLMDGLLNFSKSYLPNQRGGQMDAPLVMSSRIDPSEIDDEAHNMDIMDAYPREFYEATREMKDPTEVEDVMKIAEETLGTDREYTEFRHTHDTANIAAGPDLSAYKTLGSMEDKMDAQLEISRKLRAVVESDVAERIIEYHFLPDLIGNLRAFSRQEVRCLDCGESFRRAPLTGDCRECGGRVNLTVHEGSVNKYIDTAIRVADEFGARDYTKQRLKILERKIESVFENDHNKQSGIADFM from the coding sequence ATGCGGGAGGCCGACGAACAGTACTTCGAAACGCTCGAAACCCAGCTCGAAGCCGCCTTCGACGTCGCCGAGCGGGCCAAAGAGCGCGGTGGCGACCCGAAGCCCGAAGTCGAGATTCCGACCGCTCGTGACATGGCCGACCGGGTCGAAAACATCCTCGGCATCGACGGCGTTGCCGAGCGAGTGCGGGAACTGGAGGGGCAGATGTCCCGCGAGGAGGCCGCGCTGGAACTGGTCGAGGACTTCGTCGAGGGGACTGTCGGCGACTACGACAGCCGCGAGGGGAAAGTTGAGGGCGCGGTCCGGACTGCTGTTGCCCTGCTGACCGAGGGTGTCGTCGCCGCCCCGATCGAGGGCATCGACCGCGTGGAACTGCTGGAAAACGACGACGGCACGGAGTTCATCAACGTCTACTACGCCGGCCCGATCCGCTCTGCCGGCGGGACTGCACAGGCCCTCTCGGTGCTGGTCGCCGACTACGCTCGTGCACTGCTGGGCATCGACCAGTACAAGGCCCGCGAGGAGGAGATCGGCCGCTACGCCGAAGAGATCGACCTCTACGACAAGGACACCGGCCTCCAGTACTCGCCAAAGGAGAAGGAGACGAAATTCATCGCCGAGCATATGCCGATCATGCTCGACGGCGAGGCAACTGGCGACGAAGAGGTGTCGGGCTATCGGGACCTCGAACGGGTCGACTCGAACTCCCCGCGTGGCGGGATGTGTCTGGTACTGGCCGAAGGGATCGCGCTGAAAGCGCCGAAGATCCAGCGCTATACTCGGAACTTAGACGAGGTCGACTGGCCGTGGCTGCAGGACCTCATCGATGGGACCATCGGCAAGGACGAAGACGGGCAGGAAGACGGCGCAGACGAGGCGAACGACGACGACGGTGGCGATGGCGCGGACGACGACGGTGCGGACGACGCTGCCGAGCAGGCGGGACCGCCGCGGGTCGACCCCGCCGACAAATACCTCCGGGACCTCATCGCCGGCCGACCGGTGTTCTCCCACCCGTCGAAGGCGGGCGGGTTCCGGCTTCGCTACGGCCGGTCACGCAACCACGGCTTCGCAACCGCCGGCGTCCACCCGGCAACGATGCATCTCGTCGACGACTTCCTCGCGACCGGGACCCAGATCAAGACCGAGCGGCCGGGGAAAGCCGCCGGCGTCGTGCCGGTCGACACTATCGAGGGGCCGACCGTGCGCCTAGCCAACGGCGACGTGCGCCGCATCGACGATGCCGAAGAGGCACTGGCAGTCCGCAACGGCGTCGAAAAAATACTCGACCTGGGCGAGTACCTGGTCAACTACGGCGAGTTCGTCGAGAACAACCACCCACTCGCACCGGCCTCCTACACTGTCGAGTGGTGGGAGCAGGATCTTGACGCTGCCGGCGCGGACGTGCAGGCGATGCAGGATTCACCCCACATCGATCTCACGGACCCGAGCGCCGAGGAAGCCATCGAATGGGCAACCGAGTACGACGCCCCGCTGCACCCGAAATACACCTACCTCTGGCACGACGTAAGCGTCGACCAGATGTGTGCGCTCGCCGACGCCGTCGAGGACGCACAGGTCGCGCAGACCGACGGCGCGTACGCCGACCCGGAGATGGACGGCACGGCGGGCGACGCACACAGCGACGACGGCGCGCTTATCCTTCCACGGAGCGACGCCGTCCAGCAGACACTGGAACACCTCCTCATCGAGCACACACAAGACGAGGACACGATTACGGTCACCGACTGGGTACCGCTGGTGCGGACACTCGGGTTCTCCCGGTCGCTGGAGCGCGACTGGGCACCGTCGGAACTCTCCGAGCACGCGCGGACCTACGGCGAGAGCGAGTCGGTCGACGCCATCGGCGTTGCCGAGGACGCCGAGCAAGAAGACGGCCAGAACGCCATCAAAGCGGTCAATGAGATCGCGCCGTTCCAGGTCCGAGAGCGTGCCCCGACCCGCATTGGCAACCGGATGGGTCGCCCCGAGAAATCAGAGCGTCGGGACCTCTCGCCGGCCGTCCACACACTCAGCCCCATCGGCGAGGCCGGCGGCGCACAGCGGGACGTTGCCAAGGCGACGAAACACGCCGACGACATGAGCGACACGCCCGGCCGCGTCGAAGTGGAAGTAGCCCGGCGGCGCTGTCCCAGCTGCGGGAGCGAGACCCATCAGGCGAACTGTGCCGAATGCGGCGGGACCACCGAGCCGGTGTACGTCTGCCCCGACTGCGAAACCGAGGTCGAGCGCGACGAGTCCGGCCGCGCGGAGTGTTCCCGGTGTGAGACGCTCGCCTCGCCGACCCAGTACAAGGTGCTCGACCTGCAGGAAGCGTATCGGGACGCCCTGCAGAACGTCGGCGAGCGCGAGACGGCCTTCGAGCAACTGAAAGCGGTCAAGGGGCTCACATCCGAGGAGAAAGTCCCGGAGCCGATGGAGAAGGGTATCCTCCGGGCGAAACACGACGTCTCGGCGTTCAAGGACGGCACGGTCCGCTACGACATGACGGACCTTCCCGTGACGGCGGTCCGGGCCTCGGAACTGGACGTCTCCGCTGAGCGACTACGGGGACTGGGCTATACAGAGGACATCCACGGCGACCCGCTAACCCACGAGGACCAACTGGTCGAGCTAAAGGTACAGGACATCGTCCTCTCAGACGGCGCGGCCGAGCATATGCTCCAGACCGCCCGCTTCGTTGACGACCTTCTAGAGCAGTACTACGGGCTGGAGCGGTTCTACGAGTTCGACGACCGCGAGGACCTCGTCGGCGAACTCGTATTCGGAATGGCCCCCCACACCAGCGCGGCGACGGTCGGCCGCGTGGTCGGCTTCACCTCCGCCGCCGTCGGCTACGCGCATCCGTACTTCCACGCCGCCAAGCGACGGAACTGCTTCCATCCGGACACCCGGCTGTGGTACGAGGATGAGGGTGGCAACTGGGAATACGGCACCATCGAGGAACTGGTCGAAAACCGGCTGCACGACCCCGAAGAAGACGACTTCGGGACGCTCGTGCAGGAACTGGACGGCGACCTCACCGTGTCGTCATTGGATGATGACGGTCCCTGTCGCCAGCCCGTGGACGCCGTCTCGAAACACCCCGCGCCGGACCACCTCGTCGAAGTAACCGTCGGTGACCGGACGCTCCGTGTCACGCCCGACCACACGATGCTCCGGGCCGGTCAAGATGGGATCGAGGAGGTCCCGGCCAGCGACCTGACTTCCGGTGACAATCTCCCCGCATACGACGGCGGCGAGACGACCACGATGACAGCACGCGGCGAAGCCTCGACGGAAGCCACTGACGGCGCAGCACCCACAGACACCGTCGAAGCTGTCGAGTACGTCGAAAGCGACATCGACCACGTCTACTGTCTCACGGTCGCCGACACGCACCGGGTTGCCGTCGAAGGGACCTACGTCGGCCAGTGCGATGGCGACGAGGACTGTGTGATGCTCCTGATGGACGGCCTGTTGAACTTCTCGAAGTCGTACCTGCCGAACCAGCGTGGCGGACAGATGGACGCCCCGCTGGTGATGTCATCGCGTATCGACCCCAGCGAAATCGACGATGAGGCCCACAACATGGACATCATGGACGCCTATCCCCGGGAGTTCTACGAGGCCACCCGCGAGATGAAAGACCCGACCGAGGTCGAGGACGTGATGAAAATCGCCGAGGAGACGCTGGGGACCGACCGCGAATACACCGAGTTCCGCCACACCCACGACACGGCGAACATCGCCGCCGGGCCGGACCTCTCGGCGTACAAGACGCTCGGCTCGATGGAGGACAAGATGGACGCCCAACTGGAGATTTCTCGGAAACTGCGGGCCGTCGTCGAGAGCGACGTGGCCGAGCGCATCATCGAGTACCACTTCCTGCCAGACCTCATCGGGAACCTCCGGGCGTTCTCCAGACAGGAGGTCCGCTGTCTGGACTGCGGGGAATCGTTCCGCCGCGCGCCCCTGACCGGCGACTGCCGAGAGTGTGGCGGCCGCGTCAACCTCACCGTCCACGAGGGGTCGGTCAACAAGTACATCGACACGGCCATCCGCGTTGCCGACGAGTTCGGTGCCCGCGACTACACGAAACAGCGGCTCAAAATACTGGAGCGGAAGATCGAGTCGGTGTTCGAGAACGACCACAACAAGCAGTCAGGTATCGCGGACTTCATGTGA
- the serA gene encoding phosphoglycerate dehydrogenase, whose protein sequence is MKVLVTDPIADAGLTRLREAGHDVETAYEVEGDALLDAVADANALIVRSGTEVTEEVFAAASDLIIVGRAGIGVDNIDIDAATDHGVIVANAPEGNVRAAAEHSVAMAFATARSIPQAHDRLKNGEWAKGEFLGTEVNNKTLGVVGFGRVGQQVAKRLGGLGMDIVTFDPYISQERADQFGAELVDDLEDCLAKSDFITIHTPLTPETENMIGEDELALLDGGYVVNCARGGIIDEPALAEAVEDGVLKGAALDVFGEEPLPDDSPLLDVDDIIVTPHLGASTEAAQENVATSTADQIIAAANGQPVANALNAPSLDEATFKQVGPYLDLADTAGRIAVQLFGGHMSEVQVTYAGDIAEEDVEYVTASALKGVFAPSDLQVNAVNAPQIAKDRGIDVTESKTRTSEDYQSLITVTVSDGEESVSVCGTQFGGEEPRIVRIDDHRIEAVPHGHMLVVRNRDEPGTIGFIGTVLGEADINIAGMFNGRETIGGEALSVYNLDEQPPQEIIERLNGDSRIIETTYVELGDE, encoded by the coding sequence ATGAAGGTACTCGTTACGGACCCTATCGCTGACGCCGGTCTCACGCGACTCCGTGAGGCGGGCCACGACGTCGAAACAGCCTACGAGGTCGAGGGCGACGCCCTCCTCGATGCGGTGGCCGACGCGAACGCGCTTATTGTCCGCTCGGGCACCGAAGTCACTGAAGAAGTGTTTGCGGCCGCGTCCGACCTCATCATCGTCGGCCGGGCCGGTATCGGCGTTGACAACATCGACATCGACGCCGCTACCGACCACGGAGTCATCGTCGCCAACGCCCCCGAAGGCAACGTCCGCGCCGCCGCCGAACACTCCGTCGCGATGGCGTTTGCCACCGCTCGCTCCATCCCGCAGGCCCACGACCGCCTCAAGAACGGCGAGTGGGCCAAAGGCGAGTTCCTCGGCACGGAAGTCAACAACAAGACCCTGGGCGTCGTCGGCTTCGGCCGCGTCGGCCAGCAGGTCGCCAAACGGCTGGGCGGCCTCGGCATGGACATCGTCACGTTCGACCCGTACATCAGTCAGGAGCGCGCCGACCAGTTCGGCGCGGAGCTGGTCGACGACCTCGAGGACTGTCTCGCCAAGTCCGACTTCATCACGATCCACACGCCATTGACCCCCGAGACGGAGAACATGATCGGCGAGGACGAACTCGCCCTGCTCGACGGGGGTTACGTCGTCAACTGCGCCCGCGGGGGCATCATCGACGAGCCGGCCCTTGCTGAGGCTGTCGAGGACGGCGTTCTGAAAGGCGCTGCACTCGACGTGTTCGGCGAAGAACCCCTGCCAGACGACAGCCCGCTCCTCGATGTTGACGACATCATCGTCACGCCCCACCTGGGCGCGTCGACGGAGGCCGCACAGGAGAACGTCGCTACCTCCACGGCCGACCAGATCATCGCCGCAGCTAACGGCCAACCCGTCGCCAACGCCCTGAACGCACCGTCGCTGGACGAGGCGACGTTCAAACAGGTCGGGCCGTACCTCGACCTCGCCGACACTGCTGGTCGCATCGCAGTCCAGCTGTTCGGCGGCCATATGTCCGAAGTGCAGGTCACCTACGCTGGCGACATCGCTGAGGAAGACGTGGAGTACGTCACCGCCAGCGCGCTGAAGGGTGTGTTCGCGCCCTCGGACCTGCAGGTCAACGCCGTCAACGCCCCGCAGATTGCCAAGGACCGTGGCATCGATGTGACCGAGTCCAAGACCCGAACCTCCGAAGACTACCAGAGCCTCATCACTGTCACCGTCTCGGACGGTGAGGAATCTGTCTCCGTCTGTGGGACCCAGTTCGGCGGCGAGGAACCCCGTATCGTCCGTATCGACGACCACCGAATCGAGGCGGTGCCCCACGGGCACATGCTGGTCGTCCGCAACCGCGACGAGCCCGGCACTATCGGCTTCATCGGGACGGTTCTGGGCGAGGCCGACATCAACATCGCCGGGATGTTTAATGGCCGAGAGACCATTGGCGGGGAGGCCCTGTCTGTCTACAACCTCGACGAACAGCCGCCACAGGAGATCATCGAGCGGCTTAACGGTGACAGCCGCATCATCGAAACGACCTACGTCGAACTCGGCGACGAGTAA
- a CDS encoding CBS domain-containing protein encodes MNVADAMTPRSEVVTVTIPGTRDDALEYLQEQAFSSVPVIKETDDGEEFRGIISRDALIESPDEDQLAILVEEVPTISGDTSIEAAAQMMVEDGERRLPIVDGQLKGIITVTDVIRSIANGDVDGGEIVDELANRDINCVYEGTPLTVAERELSHANVPYGIVLGDDGDMSGMLTEVDIIAVARVVEGEDDTGDSIANQDDDWAWEGIKAVGGRYMPTRNVELPAEPVREFMTADVVTVNKRRTAEEAAQLMIEHDIEQIPLLSGDELTGIVRDIDLLRGL; translated from the coding sequence ATGAACGTCGCAGACGCTATGACGCCACGCTCGGAGGTTGTCACGGTTACTATTCCTGGTACCCGTGATGACGCACTGGAATACCTCCAGGAGCAGGCTTTCTCGTCGGTCCCGGTTATCAAGGAGACCGACGACGGCGAGGAGTTCAGAGGGATTATTTCACGCGATGCGCTCATCGAGAGTCCCGACGAGGACCAGCTCGCGATCCTCGTGGAAGAAGTACCGACAATCAGCGGAGACACGTCCATCGAGGCCGCCGCACAGATGATGGTTGAGGACGGCGAGCGACGCCTCCCCATCGTCGATGGCCAACTCAAAGGAATCATCACGGTGACCGATGTGATTCGGTCCATCGCCAACGGCGACGTCGATGGCGGCGAGATCGTCGACGAACTTGCCAACCGCGACATCAACTGCGTGTACGAGGGCACGCCGCTGACTGTCGCTGAACGGGAGCTTTCCCATGCGAACGTCCCCTACGGTATCGTGCTCGGCGACGACGGCGATATGTCGGGGATGCTCACCGAGGTCGACATCATCGCGGTCGCCCGCGTCGTCGAGGGCGAGGACGACACCGGCGACTCCATCGCCAACCAAGACGACGACTGGGCCTGGGAAGGGATCAAAGCCGTCGGCGGACGGTATATGCCCACCCGTAACGTCGAACTCCCGGCTGAGCCCGTCCGCGAGTTCATGACCGCCGACGTCGTGACGGTGAACAAGCGCCGCACCGCTGAGGAGGCGGCACAGCTGATGATCGAGCACGACATCGAGCAGATCCCGCTGCTGTCTGGTGACGAACTCACCGGCATCGTACGGGATATCGACCTGCTGCGAGGCCTATGA